A single region of the Epinephelus moara isolate mb chromosome 12, YSFRI_EMoa_1.0, whole genome shotgun sequence genome encodes:
- the LOC126398749 gene encoding 12-(S)-hydroxy-5,8,10,14-eicosatetraenoic acid receptor-like: MFSQRNMSTNSTIDHCKAPNNVTYQILSWVMAGEFVLGLPLNLSVLYIFIFRFKFWKNKSVFLFNIVVADFLLVACLPAKVYHYYHGQRRSPNKVLCKTMLFMLFLNRGASIAFLITLSLDRYFNVVHLGRKNFVKVLKKSPQISIIIWLLLLPLTIPTMVNTFECCNSHGRKVETFSHDVTDTFREVVYFTQIIIPFIILIYCTVRIVHRLRRKTVGEKTKLRRAVCVVMSVVVVFSICFLPSTIARAVLLGVRLKEMQTTEDVVVQVYDSLMVLSYIDCLLDPLVYCFCHSGFKDAYVSVFCPSCLQKKLKNTDFGLGTTTTTLSHSGGRKISMPILET; this comes from the exons ATGTTCAGCCAGCGAAACATGTCTACAAATTCAACGATTGACCACTGCAAAGCACCCAATAATGTCACATACCAAATCCTCTCCTGGGTGATGGCTGGAGAGTTCGTGCTGGGTCTGCCGCTCAACCTGTCGGTCCTCTACATCTTCATCTTCAG GTTCAAATTCTGGAAGAACAAAAGTGTCTTCCTGTTCAATATTGTGGTTGCAGACTTCTTGCTGGTGGCGTGTCTTCCTGCCAAGGTCTACCATTACTATCATGGCCAGAGACGCAGCCCGAATAAAGTGCTGTGCAAGACAATGCTGTTTATGCTGTTTCTCAACCGAGGGGCCAGCATCGCCTTCCTCATCACCCTCTCCCTCGACCGCTACTTCAACGTGGTACATCTTGGGAGGAAGAATTTTGTCAAGGTGCTGAAGAAAAGTCCTCAGATCTCCATCATCATATGGCTCCTCTTGCTGCCCCTGACCATCCCCACTATGGTTAACACCTTTGAGTGTTGCAACAGCCACGGCCGCAAAGTCGAGACTTTTTCTCATGATGTGACAGACACCTTCAGAGAG gTGGTCTATTTCACCCAGATCATCATCCCCTTCATTATCCTCATCTACTGCACGGTGCGCATTGTCCACCGGCTGAGGAGGAAGACAGTCGGGGAAAAGACAAAACTGAGGAGAGCTGTGTGCGTGGTCATGTCTGTTGTCGTTGTCTTCTCCATCTGTTTCCTGCCCAGCACCATAGCCAGAGCAGTGCTGCTGGGTGTCAGGCTGAAGGAAATGCAGACCACAGAGGACGTCGTGGTGCAGGTCTACGACAGCCTCATGGTTTTGTCTTATATTGACTGCCTGCTGGACCCGCTGGTCTACTGCTTCTGCCACTCAGGGTTTAAAGATGCTTACGTATCCGTCTTCTGTCCCTCGTGTCTTCAGAAGAAACTGAAAAATACTGACTTTGGTTTAGGAACGACGACGACGACGCTTTCGCATTCTGGAGGCAGAAAAATTTCGATGCCGATATTAGAGACATGA